AAACGCATCCAAATACTTAAAGTGCGATTTCAGCAAAAATGTCtgaaaagtaaacatttctttGCCATTAACATGTTGGGTAGATAGAGGTGTTCGTTCTTAGCAGATCACATGGGATGGAGAGGAAACGGGGCGGGGGAAGCATCCCACAGAAACCCTCAGCTGACTCCAGGCTCTCTCAGCCGCCCCTTTCTTCACCCGGGTCCTTCCCAACAATCGCTGTCACAGGAAGGGGCATCCAAGTCACGTAACCACGACCGTCCCCACAGCCGGCCGCTTACCTTCATGCTTATAGGTCATCTCTTGGCAGCCGGAAAAGTACAGGCACACCAGGGTGCAGAGacagaggaaaaaggagaagtaCAGCACGAAGAGGATGTACTCCATGGCGGGGAGGGCTCTCGGTGCCCGCTAGCCCGTGCGTGTCCAGGGAGCCAAAAGCCACATCCTCGGCATCAATCCCCAAGCCCCCCTGGAGTTCCAGGGGCAAGCACCAAGCCCCTCCCAGGGGTTTTCCTCTCCCTCGTGCAGCCCGCTCTCTTCCTGCCGATTCTCTGCCGCCGAGTTCTGAGAACGGGGACACTCCAGAAGGTGTGCCCGTATTAAAAGGCAAGCCAGCTCTGGGGCAGATCCGTGGGTTGAGAGGAGCCGGTTTCCAGGGGCCGGGCCTGGGCTCATCAGTCACAGAGGACAGCCTCTGCACTGGCGTATTCTCTGGGGGCCTTCCTCCCAGAACGCAGGCTCCCCGAGCCGCCCCGTTGTCAGGGCCATTCCACGGGCCTGGTCCCTGGACGGTCGCAAGACCCCCTGGGAGCAGCACTAGCAACCGCGAGGTGATGGAAGCTTTCTTCAGGACCAGAGCCCAAAGCAGGGAGGCACCTCCCGCTTCGTGTGCTTAGGAAATTTCTCTGGTGATCCCTGCCCACCTGTGTGCATGCCGGGCCAGCTAGCCTCACTGGTTCTCAGCAATCCTTCCATAAGCATTTGTTTTACCCTTACACATTCTGAAACAAACCATTATTCAACAGGAAAACGGCAGCTGGAATGGTATCCAGTCCCCCAACCATCTGGCACCTACGAGGGCACTGAGAAGCTTTTCTAGGCATGAAATCAAAAGTAAAACCCCTCAtagtggagagaaaaaaagggtaaGTTTTaccataaaaaagtaaaactgtatttttaaaggtaGTAAAGCAACACTAAAAGGCAAAGAAGAattcacaaaagaataaacatatacAGCCAAGTACATACGTATTTCAACTCAATACTTGAGACTCCGCTCCTTCCAAAGTAGCCATGATACATAACTGTGTCCCACTATGCAAGTTAGTGCTAAGCCTTTAAGTCATGTTTCCCAATGAGGTGTCGCCCAGGCAGAGTTGGGACTGGTTCAGGGATGGGCCTGTGACCAGGGTGAGCCAAGAAGCACCAGCCCTGGGACTTTTGCTGGAACcactgagaaagagagatgcTCTCCAGCCGCAGAGGTTGCTAGGCAGGTGTAATGCCAGTCGGAAGCTGCTAAGGCTGTTAGGGCCACTGCAGTAGGAGAGCCTGCTTGAGAAAGAGGCCAGCCCAGAGGAAAGCACAGTTGAAAGATGAAGACAGACCGGTTCCTGGCAATACTGTGTGAGCATCTAGATCCCGCCATGCCTGAAACCTGCCCCCCTAGACATCTCAGTTGCATAAATTCTTTTCTTCGCTTAAATGACTTCGAGTTTTCAACATTAGCAAGAGAAGAAATCTTGGCTaatgggggagagaaagagataatCCTAGAAATCAAGCCATaaagccatcaagccatcaaACTATTGAGTTCTGGGACGAGACTAAAGGCTGatttctctgtgagctgctctgTACCTGGACCCTCAAGAAAAACCAAAGGCAGCCTTTGCCTGGCATGTGCAAACCACAAGACACGTCCAGCAGGGTTGCTTCCTGGACGTACTTAGACCCACTGTTGCCTGAAGTTCCTTAGAAACGGAGGCACCCCTCTCACCTGTCATTTGACACTCGGCTGTGCCCATTAGAAGCCCCACAGATGATGGTGAGAAGGATCCTGGCCTTCACCACCCAGCCCACTGTGGACACCAGCTGCTGCAGGCCCCAGGCAGGAGGTGAGCAGGGCTGGATCCCCTTGAGGGCCTGGCCAGGGAGCCCCAAAATCATCCCCCAAGAAATAGGGAGCCACTGGAAGATTCCTAGGAAGAAGGTGGCACGGTCTGACTTGTGCCTTAAAAAGATcattctcacagctctggaggggAAGGAAGATGCTGGCAGCAGGGGAGCAGCCAGGGAGCTGCGGCAATGATCCCTGGACAGCAGATGGGGGCTCAGAGGAAGGTGGTGgagacagatgaggaagcagaggcctaGCAGGGTGCGCCTGGAATCAGGGAGCCTGTGCCTTAATCCCCTCACCCCTGGGTCCGGGGTCCCCTCCTAACACCAGGCAGGAGGCCAGGAGCTACAGGCCTGCCTTCcagccagccccccaccccaagacTGAGGCTCCCCCCAATGCTCACTCTGGGTGTTGGGGTTTCCTGTCTCACTTAAACACAGTGCCTAGAACCACCATCACTTTCTGT
The nucleotide sequence above comes from Camelus dromedarius isolate mCamDro1 chromosome 1, mCamDro1.pat, whole genome shotgun sequence. Encoded proteins:
- the LOC135321826 gene encoding uncharacterized LOC128125818 homolog encodes the protein MEYILFVLYFSFFLCLCTLVCLYFSGCQEMTYKHEGKRPAVGTVVVT